The genomic stretch CAGAGCCCTGGAGGAGGCCAACACTGACCTGGAGAACAAAATCAGGGAGTGGTATGAGAAATTTGGGCCTGGGAGTGGAGATGGTGGATCTGGAAAAGATTACAGCAAATACTATCCAATAATTGAAGATCTCCGGGGTCAGGTGAGACACTATCCATTACTGAGTTTCTattatttctgtgtcttttgcttttattcaGATCATATGCCATAATGAAGATTTCAAGTCAAGGAATTATTTAAAGACATATTTACTTGTTGTATATGTACAAAGGGACTTGGTGTGTTTTAACTACGACCGCACTGAATATGACATCCAACCACGCTAATTATCTGTTTGCATCTCAGATTGGAGTATTTCTACATAAGAGCAAAATTGATATAATGGGAGACAGCTAATTAACACATACATATAAGAATGGTGGCAATGAGTCAACACCAGCTTAATCTAATATTTTCATGATTAATTCTGGCAGGTTGACATAGATTGGTGTCTTGGCTAGATTTAAATCATCTTCACAACTGTTTTTCTTCCTAGAAAATTGGGTGCAAATATTGTAGGAGCTTGTGGCAGAATCTGACATGTTTAGCCACTGTTGTATGGAAAGTattgttttaaagactttttagaagtaaaatgcattttttgtACTATTTTCTGAAAGAACTTCTAGAATGACTGATTCTCCAAAGCAGCAGAAATAAGCAGAGGGTTGTACTCTATAAAACAATGTTCCATGCCTACTCCAGTAAATGTGCAAACTGTCACCTTTTTGCAGAAAGATGTAGTCCAGCTATACCCGATTATCAATAAAGATGTCATTACTAAGCAAGTTTTCAAAACAATTTGCCTTGAAAAGCCAACTCGAAGGACATCTAGCCTCAGAGGTGGGCATGCAGACACAGGTAAAAAGCATCCATGATTCATTCACCATTATTGCCTTTTCTAGATCATTACTGCCACTATGGAAAACGCTGGGATCGTTTTGCAGATCGACAATGCCAGATTGGCCGCTGATGACTTCAGACTGAAGTAAGAAAAGCAAAGACTTGCAAACAAATGTTgtgggggaaaataaaatgcaatctgtctgtttcatttattctaaatttaaagaaaatacctTTTAGGGGAGCAAGACCTAAATCTACAAACATTCCAAgggtaaattttaaaatccatcaCTCCactctaaaaaagaaacaaaaaaagagggaaagtaaGATGAAACTTTTGTTCTAAAAATCTTAGCTGTCAATAGAATTAATCTTTGgttcataattttctttccagGGGAAAAGTTCCTAAGAGAAAATTCAGTAGCCTTCGTTTATCAAATAGCTcagaggggggcacctggctggctcagtcagagaggCAAGGGGCTCTTGATGTTGGCCggtcagggtcgtgagttcaagccccatgttgggtgtagagattacataaacaaacAGCTCAGaggaaaaatctttttcttgAATATGTAAGAATGGATGGACTCTGAAGTGCTCTATCCTGTCCTACTGCTGTCCTTTCCAGGTATGAGAATGAGCTGTATCTTCGGCAAGCCGTGGAGGCTGACATCAATGGCCTGCGGAAAGTTCTGGATGACCTGACCATGACACGCTCTGACCTGGAGATGCAGATTGAGAGCCTCAGCGAGGAGCTGGCCTACCTGAAGAAGAACCACGAGGAGGTAGGAACACCTTCCACGTCATTAAATGACTTTGGCCTACCTATTTTCCCCCACATCcattctgtaaaaataaaataagtttcatcTAAATGGATTTCCAACTCCTATGATCAAGAGTAGTCATGAGCAAATTACATCTGAATTTAGTGGGAAGCGAGGGTAGCCTTCAGTGTCCTAGTTTCAATTTTTTGTTGGCTGGGCACATTTTAGgaagactttgcttttctgttgttATACTGTGGTCCTTTTCTCTTCACGCTAGGAAATGAAGAGTATGCAAGGAAGCTCCGGAGGGGACGTGACCGTGGAAATGAACGCTGCCCCAGGAACTGACCTGACCAAGTTACTGAATGACATGAGGGCACAGTATGAGGAGCTGGCTGAGCAAAATCGCCGCGAGGCCGAGGAGCAGTTCAACAAACAGGTAGATTATCCCTGCTGGATGCCTGAGCCGGCGTTCACACGCAAGCCACGACCTCTCATTTCTTCAGCCTGCAGtgactgcattttctttttctctagagtGCGTCACTGCAAGCACAAATTTCTACGGACGCTGGGGCAGCCAGTTCTGCCAAGAATGAGATAACAGAATTGAAACGTACCCTGCAAGCCCTGGAAATTGAGCTTCAGTCCCAAATGGCCATGGTAAGTGCAAAGAGGTTTGCAACATCTCTGACAGGGAGTCAAGcaatcccattttctttctttgccaagATGTTCCACTTGGCACATAATAAAAGCAGCATTAGGAGAACTCGCCTGGGGTTGTAGAAAGCATAAAACATTGCAGTTAAAGATAATATACTCCCATAGAAGATTTAGCTTAAAGAAAAACAGTTATGCCAAGAAAAACTAAGGAACCAATGATAGAACAACACAGCTTGTAACTTGAAGGTGTCCTTCTCTTAGCAccttataaaaaaatgaatttttcatcATGAAGCTTTAATTTGCTTGTTCTCTTAGAAAAGCTCCCTGGAAGCAACCCTGGCTGACACAGAAGGTGGCTACGTGGCTCAGCTGTCAGAAATCCAGATGCAGATCAGCAGCCTGGAGGAACAGATCTGCCAGATCCGGGGCGAGACCGAGTGCCAGAACGCAGAGTATGAGCAACTGTTGGACATCAAGACCCGCCTAGAGATGGAGATCGAGACGTACCGCCGCCTGCTCGATGGAGAGGGAGGGTACGTGAAAGTCGTGAACCCACTCAGTGCGTTCCTTGGTGTACTTACGTTATGAAACCAAAAAGGGGTCTAGGGGCTGGGCTTGGTTTAAAAAGTCTGGGTTTTGGTTAAAGAGTCACAGTGGGGGCGCCTGTGTACTTTTGCTATGAAACCAAAAGGGGTCTAGGGGCTGGGCTTGGTTTAAAAAGTCTTGGACTTGGTTAAAAAGTCacagcggggcacctgggtggctcagttggttaagcgtccaactcttgatttcagctcaggtcttgatctcaggggtgtgaattcaagccctgtgttgggctccacacccaacttAAAATAAGAAGAAGGgccctcctccgcctcctccacAGACCAATCAAAAGACAATTATTCATCATGGAGAGCCCCCTGAGTGGAGGGTTTCTCCCATCTTGGcaaacaacaaaggaaaacaattattttttcctctagtgGTTCTGGTTTTGGAGGATCTGATTGTAGAAGCTCCGGATCCAGAAATTCAGGATCCAGAAACATGGGATCTAGGGATTTGTCCACATCTGGGGACTCAAGATCTGGAAGCTGTTCCGGCCAAGGAAGAGGTAAACGTTTCCCGCATGTTCgtgatcattttataatgtaaaagCAAAGGCATGCTTCTCTTGTCTAATCAAAAGCGTATACTACTGTTGACAGAATCTTAACCTGGAGAGAACTTACTTAAAGAATGCACTTGGATTTCTGTGATCGTTTCCAGACTGACGCTGTGATTCTGTGATTTTCAGATCCAAACAAGACCAGAGTGACTAAGACCATTGTGGAGGAGGTGGTGGGTGGCAGAGTCATCTCATCTCAAGTCAGCAACGTGTCTGAGGTGAGAGTTAAATAAGCAATTTCCAGATCAGCAAGAGTGTCTTTTGGAGAAAAACCGGAAGGacacaaatgaagaaatcatGTCAATCTCACCATCTTTCTGGATAACTTCAGGAAAGAGTTTTCATCCAGAAATAGATGACCAAGCAATTTTTCtgcatcctcttttttttctgactAGAATGCTcttgaaaaagttgaaaaatgaCAATCTTGCTCTAATCATTTTCATGCTTCAATAAACTTACTTTTGCAAGTTAACTAAATGCttcctgaaatttttaaagaaattcaatatTGTACCTAGAAATAAAGCTATCAGTCATGATCTCACTTCATTGTTATGTTACTAATATTAATTCGTTATTAACATAGTCCCCTcttcataaaaatcaaaacagtagCCATTTGGTATGTGGGCATTTCTAGCAACATCTCACTGGAACTCAGTGATAGCTGAAATTAGACCTTAGCATCCCAAAAAAAAGTCGTGGGAAAGAAGATGGGATATGTGATAGAGCACCAGATTTCTGAAAACCTTGAAAGCCCCAAAGAGAAAAGATCTCAGATACTTGTACCCTTACGAAATCTAGCCATAACTCTAGCCGAAAACTGTCACTTTGCCAAGGTGGTGTTTCCTTTTCCCACTCTCCATTGCTGAAGTTTTTACCCCTGAGTCATCCACTTGGCTCCATCTTGTCTTGCGTGGGATAATGAAGCCCGTTAAAGTAGggtgggaggtggcagagggTCAGTCCCAGGAAGAACTAGACACAGGACAAAGCCAAGCCGGGTAAGGACTTTCCCATTCAAGGAATTTAATAGGACCAGATCACAAATTAGAAAATCAACCCCACAAGCCACTCCTCAAGAAAAGAACTTGAGACTTGGCACAAAAAGCCTAATTTAAAATCACAAAGGATAAACCTGAACATAATTTATGCCAATTGtaacttcaaataaaaaatcaataagactttgcatcagaaaccagggaggtactgtatggtgactaacataatataataaaaaaacatttaaaaaaatcaataagaactGTATACGAGTATcaaattttaataatcaaaaacAACCCAGGAAATGTAGTTTTTCATTTGCTAGGCATATTGAATAAAACCTAAACACGAACCTGCGAGCACACTGAGACTTCGGCTGTAACAGATCCCCGCAGAACAGAGGTAATAGCTAAGCACAAAACCAGTACTCAAAAAGAGCAACGTTGTCTTAAGTCAAACATATGTTTCCTATCAAGCCATTACAGTAAATTAAACCTTGGATATTTTTCCTCTACTGAAAAGTTCGGAAATATGAACTAGCTGATCTAGGCTGGATTAATGGTGGGGGGACACAAATGGAA from Ursus arctos isolate Adak ecotype North America unplaced genomic scaffold, UrsArc2.0 scaffold_24, whole genome shotgun sequence encodes the following:
- the KRT24 gene encoding keratin, type I cytoskeletal 24, whose protein sequence is MSCSSRVSSSRTGGSGLVRGSAGGSSFSSGSRCGLGGGSTRGFRGGSGGCGLSGGSSGGFGGSFGGGFGSCSVGGGLGGTLGSGAGFGGGSGFGGGSGFGGGSGFGGGSGFGGGASGGFYSYGSGMGGVLGGGMGGGAGDGGLFSGGEKQTMQKLNDRLASYLDKVRALEEANTDLENKIREWYEKFGPGSGDGGSGKDYSKYYPIIEDLRGQIITATMENAGIVLQIDNARLAADDFRLKYENELYLRQAVEADINGLRKVLDDLTMTRSDLEMQIESLSEELAYLKKNHEEEMKSMQGSSGGDVTVEMNAAPGTDLTKLLNDMRAQYEELAEQNRREAEEQFNKQSASLQAQISTDAGAASSAKNEITELKRTLQALEIELQSQMAMKSSLEATLADTEGGYVAQLSEIQMQISSLEEQICQIRGETECQNAEYEQLLDIKTRLEMEIETYRRLLDGEGGGSGFGGSDCRSSGSRNSGSRNMGSRDLSTSGDSRSGSCSGQGRDPNKTRVTKTIVEEVVGGRVISSQVSNVSEVRVK